Proteins encoded in a region of the Ptychodera flava strain L36383 chromosome 4, AS_Pfla_20210202, whole genome shotgun sequence genome:
- the LOC139131051 gene encoding stAR-related lipid transfer protein 6-like, with protein MAADRTAADYRAMAKDTVDKLLTYEKDTRGWKHIKTSDGVSMYTKNSHEFDGNIVKLEYTVNASLQELLEVSFDFEWLKSFDDRLEILDVVEVIDESEKLEIVYSLSGKLLLGLVSSREFVILAGTKPHPEKDGAIILHNHSIEHPKFPEVKGRIRGKTYASGRFMYSAEGDPTKVRCVEFGQTDAKVSIPKVVQQQIAPKAIIPRLAKFISKAESRIKEERKTYGVKK; from the exons ATGGCAGCCGACAGGACGGCGGCTGATTATCGAGCAATGGCGAAGGACACTGTCGACAAACTGTTGACCTACGAGAAGGATACCCGTGGTTGGAAACACATAAAGACATCG GATGGTGTCTCGATGTATACGAAAAACTCACATGAATTTGACGGAAACAT AGTAAAACTTGAGTACACAGTAAACGCATCGCTGCAAGAACTCCTGGAGGTATCATTCGACTTCGAATGGTTGAAGAGCTTTGACGACAGGCTAGAAATCCTCGATGTTGTGGAAGTCATCGATGAATCTGAG AAACTCGAGATTGTATATTCGTTGTCAGGTAAGTTACTTCTCGGGCTCGTATCGTCGAGAGAGTTTGTGATTCTCGCGGGAACCAAGCCACACCCAGAGAAGGACGGCGCAATAATACTCCACA ACCACAGTATTGAACATCCGAAATTTCCAGAAGTGAAAGGTCGGATACGGGGCAAAACGTATGCGTCTGGACGTTTTATGTATTCCGCTGAAGG AGATCCCACCAAGGTGCGATGCGTTGAATTCGGACAGACGGACGCCAAGGTTTCGATACCAAAGGTGGTGCAGCAGCAGATAGCTCCCAAAGCGATAATACCCAGACTGGCTAAATTCATCTCCAAAGCCGAAAGCAGAATCAAGGAAGAAAGGAAGACGTATGgtgtcaaaaaataa
- the LOC139131052 gene encoding carbohydrate sulfotransferase 14-like — translation MSSSGYNMRKCRRYVLALIALVVSVYVLASVRSLSSQEPKTPSRVLLAGNFLARTSTPSSFSRNTSFTALPWSFREERLDMMCKSSRKCCSVQTLTPAEKRVLYQHILVNDKFKFLYCFVPKVACSNWKRVLKVIDGYLNNSDWYSKMDHNVGLTHLSDLSEQEAEHRLENYYKFTFVREPLTRLLSAYRNKFGEKFPAFMKRYGVKIVKRYRPNAESNPTGDDVTFSEYLQYLIEEDVNKMDMHWAPMHELCQPCAVNYDFVGTFENLDADVEYVLKQTGADQVVHFPNRQKYYKPTTQNVLWEELSKVPRIYINDIVSKYALDFALFSYPVQKFEDKVNSSHISAR, via the exons ATGTCCTCGTCAGGGTACAACATGCGCAAATGTAGACGGTACGTCTTGGCATTGATCGCGCTGGTTGTCAGTGTGTATGTTTTGGCCTCCGTGAGGTCACTGTCATCGCAGGAACCCAAGACGCCGTCACGAGTGCTACTGGCTGGTAACTTTCTCGCCAGAACAAGTACACCCTCGTCGTTTTCGAGGAACACAAGTTTTACCGCG CTACCGTGGTCATTCCGGGAAGAAAGACTGGACATGATGTGCAAGAGCAGCCGTAAGTGCTGCAGTGTGCAGACCCTGACACCTGCCGAGAAACGCGTTCTGTACCAACACATACTGGTCAACGACAAGTTCAAGTTTCTCTACTGCTTCGTGCCAAAAGTGGCCTGCTCGAACTGGAAGAGAGTCCTAAAAGTAATCGATGGCTACTTGAACAATTCAGACTGGTACAGCAAAATGGACCACAATGTGGGACTGACCCATCTCAGTGACCTTTCGGAACAGGAAGCCGAACACAGGCTAGAGAACTACTACAAATTCACCTTTGTACGGGAGCCTCTGACTCGTCTGCTGTCGGCCTACCGGAACAAGTTTGGCGAGAAGTTCCCCGCATTCATGAAACGGTACGGCGTGAAAATCGTCAAGCGCTATCGGCCCAATGCCGAGAGCAACCCGACGGGCGACGACGTGACCTTTTCCGAATACCTGCAGTACCTTATCGAAGAAGACGTTAACAAGATGGACATGCATTGGGCCCCGATGCATGAGCTGTGTCAACCTTGTGCCGTCAACTACGATTTCGTCGGCACATTCGAAAACCTCGACGCCGATGTCGAGTATGTACTGAAACAAACGGGGGCCGATCAGGTAGTTCACTTTCCCAACCGACAGAAGTACTACAAACCGACAACTCAGAACGTTCTCTGGGAGGAACTCTCCAAAGTACCGAGGATTTACATCAACGATATCGTATCAAAATACGCCCTCGATTTTGCTTTATTTTCCTACCCCGTTCAGAAGTTTGAGGACAAAGTGAATTCATCGCACATATCAGCGAGATAA